In Nitrospirota bacterium, a genomic segment contains:
- a CDS encoding NAD(P)H-dependent oxidoreductase subunit E, with product MLKEKYATEIEEIISRYPVRRSALIPLLYLAQRDEGFVSEAAMKEIAGLLRLTPPQVYETATFYTMINLKRVGKFHLQVCKSLMCALAGSDTVIEWVKTKLGIGPGETTSDGLFTLSAVECLAACGTAPMMQVNEDYYERLTEDTFDRILSDLKRDGTCPLKTGPFMWPEPVNAKS from the coding sequence ATGTTGAAAGAGAAATACGCAACGGAAATTGAGGAAATCATAAGCCGCTATCCAGTGAGGCGCTCGGCATTAATTCCGTTACTGTACCTAGCGCAACGGGATGAGGGCTTCGTGTCCGAGGCGGCGATGAAGGAGATCGCGGGGCTCTTGCGCCTGACCCCGCCCCAAGTCTATGAGACGGCCACGTTCTATACGATGATCAATCTCAAGCGCGTGGGGAAGTTTCATCTCCAAGTTTGCAAATCCCTCATGTGTGCGCTGGCCGGGTCCGATACAGTGATCGAATGGGTCAAGACGAAACTCGGAATTGGACCAGGTGAGACAACATCCGACGGACTCTTTACTCTCAGCGCGGTCGAATGCCTTGCCGCCTGTGGCACTGCGCCGATGATGCAGGTGAACGAGGACTATTACGAGCGGCTCACAGAGGACACATTCGACCGAATTCTGTCTGATCTCAAGAGGGACGGGACCTGTCCGCTCAAGACCGGTCCATTTATGTGGCCTGAACCAGTGAACGCCAAGAGCTGA
- the nuoF gene encoding NADH-quinone oxidoreductase subunit NuoF has protein sequence MPKHELILLKNMMQPGYGGSLQDYERTGGYQALRKAVGKVPPTEVTMAVMKSGLRGRGGAGFPTGVKWGFLPKDYQGPRYLCCNADESEPGTFKDRQLMERDPHQLLEGIVLTCYAIGAESAYIYIRGELVLAAKILEQAIKDARAAGYIGANILGTGITANVWVHRGAGAYICGEETALLESLEGKRGLPRFKPPFPATNGLYNKPTVVNNVETLANIPHILGRGPEWFASIGSPPKSTGTRVFCVSGHVKSPGNYEMPMGITFRELIYEVAGGMRSDKPLKAFIPGGASAPFLTPDHLDVKLDFESVAAAGSMLGSGGVTVMEEGTPMVWAALRLMEFFYHESCGKCSPCREGSSWLVQTMRRIVAKRGQMEDLETLVDLCKNIEGRTVCAFGDASVAPIMGTLKYWRSEYVTLIQEAEAANLIRPEEIAVRH, from the coding sequence ATGCCCAAACACGAACTGATATTGCTCAAAAACATGATGCAGCCGGGCTATGGCGGCAGCCTTCAAGACTATGAGCGAACGGGTGGCTACCAGGCTCTCCGCAAGGCCGTAGGGAAAGTGCCGCCGACCGAAGTCACCATGGCGGTGATGAAGTCCGGACTCCGGGGGCGTGGCGGCGCGGGCTTCCCGACCGGTGTGAAATGGGGATTCCTACCCAAGGACTATCAGGGTCCGCGCTATCTCTGTTGCAATGCGGATGAGAGCGAACCAGGCACGTTCAAGGATCGCCAGCTCATGGAGCGAGATCCTCACCAGTTATTGGAAGGCATCGTGCTTACCTGCTACGCGATCGGGGCAGAATCAGCCTATATCTATATACGGGGTGAGCTGGTTCTCGCGGCGAAGATTTTGGAGCAGGCGATCAAGGACGCACGGGCTGCAGGCTATATTGGAGCAAACATACTGGGCACAGGGATTACCGCCAATGTGTGGGTGCACCGTGGCGCCGGAGCCTATATCTGCGGAGAAGAAACGGCATTGCTGGAGTCGCTGGAGGGCAAACGCGGCTTGCCGCGCTTCAAGCCCCCCTTCCCTGCGACAAACGGCCTCTACAACAAACCGACTGTGGTGAACAACGTCGAGACTCTGGCAAACATTCCTCATATTCTCGGCCGAGGCCCCGAATGGTTTGCATCGATCGGTTCCCCGCCGAAGAGCACCGGCACCAGAGTCTTCTGCGTCAGCGGTCATGTAAAGAGCCCCGGAAACTACGAGATGCCCATGGGGATCACGTTCCGTGAACTGATCTATGAGGTTGCCGGAGGCATGCGGTCGGACAAACCGCTCAAGGCGTTCATTCCGGGAGGGGCGTCCGCGCCGTTCCTCACGCCGGACCACCTCGACGTCAAGCTGGATTTCGAATCAGTTGCCGCCGCCGGCTCCATGCTCGGATCCGGGGGAGTGACCGTGATGGAGGAGGGCACGCCCATGGTATGGGCCGCGCTCCGCCTGATGGAGTTTTTCTATCACGAGTCTTGCGGGAAGTGCAGTCCCTGCCGTGAGGGAAGTTCGTGGCTGGTCCAGACCATGCGTCGAATCGTCGCGAAGAGGGGGCAGATGGAAGACCTTGAAACATTGGTCGATCTATGCAAAAACATCGAAGGGCGAACGGTCTGCGCGTTCGGAGATGCGTCGGTTGCGCCGATTATGGGCACGCTCAAATATTGGCGTTCTGAGTACGTCACCTTGATTCAGGAAGCAGAGGCGGCGAATCTTATTCGCCCTGAAGAGATAGCGGTGAGACATTAA
- the nuoG gene encoding NADH-quinone oxidoreductase subunit NuoG: MATTTTETVHLTIDGISISVPKGTLVIEAARQAGVMIPHFCYHPKLKPDANCRMCLVEIERVRKLQTSCSTVATEGMAVRTATTVVNDAHKSVLEFILANHPLDCPVCDQGGRCDLQDFSHQYTATSRFTETKRIFQKEYFSPLIETQMNRCVQCLRCVRYCDEVMDVKALAPIGRGTMTEIKSFGAHPLDCEFCGGCVQICPVGAITSRLSMYEYRPWMLKRADTICGFCGDGCQITVQTKAQQLIEVNSAHGGGRNNGDLCARGYFGFHATSHPDRVTHPLIRRNGVLVEATWEEALEFVAGETNRLKLAHGPQAFGGLISGRCTNEELYLFQKFMRLTIGTNNLDSSARYGHVNGIQAMRRVQGTHRWTLSFEDIVQADVLLLIGTNITEANPITGLKVKEAVKKHDATLLTIEALQPAVGTISNITNLSQQHFCVAPSQFGAAVLGLLKAVVEGDYVDSSIRQRASAYVSAVAHAVGLLSWDDLALSTGISRESFSQMAVSVARGRRVVVLAGQTLLRSQGSYGICLNLLDLLLLSGKLSEQGCGLAPLAEENNDQGAVEMGAVAELLPGARDLSDQDSRALMIRAWKEELPPVPGGTLVEMIDRAGAGTIKSLFVIGENPAGSLPPQLRVKEALGKLDLLVCQELFLTETAALAHVVLPAASAMEKAGTFTNTEGHVQAVRPAIDPVGDSRPDWEILSAFSVFLGAPLEYGEAKEILKEIRSVIPGYGSLGPAPTAPTVDPAAIERYITEGYRRDVAVRYTLPARTPRQEETVQLGLVQSLFHSGKLSTHSKGLLQIEPSGFLQMNPLDAARFSLSPGDRACLSNNRGSFTTTVKLFDRVPEGLAWFPDHFAQEALQLFDCVIDPDTKAPSFRTTVVSVKKTT; this comes from the coding sequence ATGGCTACTACCACCACAGAGACCGTTCACTTGACGATCGACGGCATTTCCATCTCGGTGCCCAAAGGCACGCTGGTGATCGAAGCGGCTCGCCAGGCCGGCGTGATGATTCCGCATTTCTGCTACCATCCGAAACTCAAGCCGGATGCGAACTGTCGCATGTGTCTTGTCGAAATCGAACGGGTGAGAAAGCTCCAGACCTCTTGCAGCACCGTGGCAACCGAAGGCATGGCGGTTCGGACGGCCACGACGGTCGTGAACGACGCCCACAAGTCAGTACTCGAATTCATTCTGGCGAATCATCCGCTGGATTGCCCGGTCTGCGACCAAGGCGGGAGATGCGACCTCCAAGACTTTTCCCATCAATACACCGCGACCAGCCGATTTACCGAGACCAAGCGTATTTTCCAGAAGGAATATTTTAGTCCTCTGATCGAAACACAGATGAACCGTTGCGTGCAATGTTTGCGTTGCGTTCGCTACTGCGACGAGGTGATGGACGTGAAGGCCCTCGCCCCGATCGGACGAGGTACGATGACCGAGATCAAGTCCTTTGGCGCCCACCCCTTGGACTGCGAATTCTGCGGCGGCTGCGTACAGATCTGTCCGGTCGGCGCCATCACCAGCCGGCTCTCGATGTACGAATACCGTCCCTGGATGCTCAAACGCGCCGACACGATCTGCGGTTTTTGCGGCGACGGTTGCCAGATTACGGTTCAAACCAAGGCCCAGCAGTTGATCGAGGTAAACAGCGCCCATGGCGGGGGCCGGAACAACGGCGACCTCTGCGCACGGGGCTATTTTGGATTTCATGCGACGAGCCATCCCGACCGAGTGACCCATCCGTTGATCAGAAGGAACGGTGTGCTGGTCGAAGCGACATGGGAGGAAGCGTTGGAATTTGTGGCCGGAGAGACTAACCGGCTCAAGCTGGCGCATGGCCCTCAGGCCTTCGGCGGGCTGATTTCCGGCCGCTGTACCAACGAAGAGCTCTATCTGTTCCAGAAGTTCATGCGCCTGACGATCGGCACCAATAACCTCGACAGCAGCGCCCGGTATGGCCATGTCAACGGGATACAGGCGATGCGACGAGTGCAGGGCACGCATCGCTGGACCCTGTCGTTTGAGGACATTGTGCAAGCGGACGTATTGCTCCTGATCGGCACGAACATCACCGAAGCCAATCCGATTACGGGCCTTAAAGTAAAAGAAGCCGTCAAGAAACACGATGCGACGTTATTGACGATCGAAGCACTCCAGCCCGCAGTCGGCACGATCAGCAACATTACCAACCTGTCGCAGCAACATTTCTGCGTTGCGCCGTCCCAGTTCGGTGCGGCGGTTCTGGGATTGCTGAAGGCTGTGGTCGAGGGAGACTATGTCGATAGTTCCATCCGTCAACGGGCGTCGGCCTACGTCTCGGCCGTTGCTCACGCGGTCGGGCTGCTTTCCTGGGACGATCTGGCTCTGAGCACGGGGATCTCGCGTGAGTCGTTCTCCCAGATGGCCGTCTCTGTGGCAAGAGGACGCCGAGTCGTGGTGCTCGCCGGCCAAACTCTGTTACGCAGCCAGGGCAGTTATGGCATCTGCCTCAATCTTCTCGATCTGCTTCTCTTGTCCGGAAAATTGAGCGAACAGGGCTGCGGCTTGGCTCCCTTGGCGGAAGAAAACAACGATCAAGGAGCGGTTGAAATGGGGGCGGTTGCGGAGTTGTTGCCGGGCGCTCGAGACCTTTCTGATCAGGACTCTCGGGCTCTCATGATTCGTGCCTGGAAAGAGGAACTCCCCCCGGTACCGGGAGGGACGCTGGTCGAGATGATCGACCGGGCAGGCGCCGGGACCATCAAGAGCCTCTTCGTCATTGGAGAGAATCCCGCCGGGAGCCTTCCGCCTCAGCTCAGAGTCAAAGAGGCGCTGGGTAAACTCGATCTTCTTGTATGCCAGGAACTCTTTCTCACGGAAACCGCGGCACTCGCCCATGTGGTGCTTCCCGCTGCGTCCGCCATGGAAAAAGCCGGGACCTTCACCAATACCGAGGGCCATGTCCAGGCCGTTCGGCCCGCAATCGATCCGGTGGGAGACAGCCGGCCAGACTGGGAAATCCTCTCGGCGTTTTCAGTCTTTCTCGGCGCGCCGCTGGAATACGGCGAGGCCAAAGAAATCCTCAAGGAGATCCGGTCGGTGATCCCCGGCTATGGATCGCTTGGGCCAGCGCCGACTGCTCCCACCGTGGATCCTGCCGCCATCGAACGATATATCACCGAGGGATATCGCCGCGACGTGGCGGTTCGGTATACTCTGCCCGCGCGAACTCCGCGTCAGGAGGAAACGGTCCAGCTTGGACTGGTCCAAAGCCTGTTTCATTCAGGAAAACTGTCGACTCATTCGAAGGGACTGCTGCAGATCGAACCGAGCGGGTTCTTGCAGATGAATCCCCTGGATGCAGCCCGATTCTCTCTCAGCCCGGGAGACCGGGCCTGTCTCTCAAACAACCGTGGCTCATTCACAACCACGGTGAAGCTGTTCGATCGGGTGCCCGAGGGGTTGGCCTGGTTCCCCGATCATTTCGCGCAGGAGGCCCTGCAACTGTTCGACTGTGTGATCGATCCGGATACGAAAGCCCCGTCCTTTAGGACGACGGTTGTGTCCGTGAAGAAAACCACATGA